From Quercus lobata isolate SW786 chromosome 1, ValleyOak3.0 Primary Assembly, whole genome shotgun sequence, one genomic window encodes:
- the LOC115955778 gene encoding LOW QUALITY PROTEIN: inactive poly [ADP-ribose] polymerase RCD1-like (The sequence of the model RefSeq protein was modified relative to this genomic sequence to represent the inferred CDS: inserted 1 base in 1 codon): MDWGVEIKTGTPKRLMFYQNGEWIDLPQSVVDVVREDFQVKKSAVEVEFNGPCFMLDFLHMSRVDLKTTLQEPIAWIDEAGNCFFPETFDCHQPEIGECQDPMLEEPYGPQEIKLLLEIEINGVDQSKLNECSGESNDLVKLIQVNSKPASNCYAIDVDNNCNRESDAKMDEDFQENKQIPANLXHSACSENEEFNCESVQKMFLVGMGASGRPVILDTYRCVSTSMQARFELFQKQAELTQKFRGDANVQYAWLACSKGELPTILTYGLGHCGTSTIKSMYGIGVHLAAANCSYTSANFCDVDENGIQHLVLCRVIMGNMEVVRSGSKRNLPGCKDYDSGVNDLQNPRIYIVWTMNMNTHIYPEFVVSFKISSKTEVVSFRKQGFIHGL, translated from the exons ATGGACTGGGGAGTGGAAAT cAAAACTGGGACACCAAAGCGTTTAATGTTTTATCAGAATGGCGAATGGATTGATTTACCTCAGAGTGTGGTTGATGTGGTTAGGGAAGATTTTCAGGTTAAGAAATCTGCTGTAGAGGTTGAGTTCAATGGCCCTTGCTTTATGCTTGATTTTCTGCATATGTCTCGAGTGGACTTGAAAACAACCTTACAGGAACCCATTGCTTGGATTGATGAAGCAGGTAATTGCTTCTTTCCTGAAACTTTTGACTGCCATCAACCTGAAATTGGGGAATGTCAAGACCCAATGTTGGAGGAGCCTTATGGGCCTCAAGAGATCAAGCTGCTGTTGGAAATTGAAATCAATGGTGTGGATCAATCCAAGCTGAATGAATGTAGTGGGGAGTCAAATGATCTAGTTAAGCTGATACAAGTCAATAGTAAACCTGCTAGCAACTGCTATGCTATAGATGTTGACAATAATTGTAATAGAGAGTCTGATGCAAAAATGGATGAGGATTTTCAGGAAAATAAACAGATACCTGCAAATT GTCACAGCGCCTGTTCtgaaaatgaagaatttaaTTGTGAGTCTGTGCAGAAGATGTTTCTTGTGGGTATGGGTGCTTCTGGTAGACCCGTCATTCTTGATACATATCGTTGCGTAAGCACTTCAATGCAAGCTCGATTTGAGCTTTTTCAGAAGCAGGCAGAACTAACCCAAAAATTTCGTGGGGATGCAAATGTTCAATATGCTTGGCTTGCTTGTTCTAAAGGGGAACTGCCTACAATATTGACATATGGACTTGGTCATTGTGGAACTTCCACAATTAAGTCCATGTATGGTATTGGTGTTCATCTTGCAGCTGCTAACTGCTCTTACACCAG TGCAAATTTTTGTGATGTTGACGAAAATGGGATACAACACTTGGTGTTGTGCCGAGTGATAATGGGAAACATGGAGGTTGTTCGTTCTGGCTCTAAACGAAACCTTCCCGGTTGCAAGGACTATGATAGTGGAGTGAATGATCTTCAAAATCCAAGGATTTATATAGTCTGGACTATGAATATGAACACTCACATCTATCCAGAATTTGTTGTTAGTTTCAAGATCTCTTCCAAAACTGAAG TTGTTAGTTTTAGGAAACAGGGCTTCATCCATGGATTGTAG